One Prevotella intermedia ATCC 25611 = DSM 20706 DNA window includes the following coding sequences:
- a CDS encoding nucleoside phosphorylase, with the protein MEENYFAPSELIINEDGGIFHLHLKPQQLADKVILVGDPGRVALVASHFDGVECEVNNREFRTITGKFKNKRITVLSTGIGCDNIDIVLNELDALANIDFETRKEKTNFRQLTLVRIGTCGGLQHNTPIGTFIASEKSIGFDGLLNYYANREKLDIEFEEEFKKQVKWLPQLGNPYVANADKELLEQIAQDDMVHGVTIACGGFFGPQGRRLRVPLADPQLNEKIVEFEYKGHKVTNFEMESSALAGLAQHMGHKALTCCMVIANRRQKEANVGYKNTIDGLIKKVLERI; encoded by the coding sequence ATGGAAGAGAATTATTTTGCTCCATCAGAGTTAATCATTAACGAAGACGGAGGTATTTTCCACCTTCATTTAAAACCACAACAACTGGCAGATAAGGTTATTCTGGTTGGCGATCCAGGGCGTGTTGCTTTAGTTGCTTCACATTTTGACGGAGTGGAATGTGAAGTTAATAATAGAGAATTTAGAACCATAACAGGTAAATTTAAAAACAAACGAATAACTGTATTGAGTACAGGTATCGGTTGTGATAACATTGATATTGTTCTCAACGAACTTGACGCATTGGCTAATATTGACTTTGAAACAAGAAAAGAAAAGACTAACTTCCGACAACTCACCTTGGTACGCATTGGTACTTGTGGAGGTCTTCAGCACAATACTCCTATCGGAACATTCATTGCATCAGAGAAAAGCATCGGTTTCGATGGCTTGCTCAACTACTATGCAAATCGTGAGAAGTTAGATATCGAGTTTGAAGAAGAATTCAAGAAGCAAGTAAAATGGCTGCCACAATTGGGCAATCCATACGTAGCAAATGCAGACAAAGAATTGTTAGAACAAATTGCACAAGACGATATGGTACACGGTGTAACTATCGCTTGCGGTGGTTTCTTCGGCCCCCAAGGTCGCCGTCTGCGTGTTCCATTGGCAGACCCACAGCTTAATGAGAAAATCGTTGAGTTTGAATACAAAGGCCATAAGGTTACAAACTTTGAGATGGAAAGCAGCGCATTGGCAGGTTTGGCACAACACATGGGACATAAAGCCCTAACTTGTTGTATGGTAATAGCTAACCGTCGCCAAAAAGAAGCTAATGTTGGCTATAAGAATACTATTGACGGATTGATTAAGAAGGTACTTGAAAGAATCTAA